One window of Dysidea avara chromosome 11, odDysAvar1.4, whole genome shotgun sequence genomic DNA carries:
- the LOC136238184 gene encoding uncharacterized protein → MATDRTREKLERWRQRTGRKPMRRFSYVADYCPTDLSVKLTTLNQSGRYSAKSTDKRKPLSCINSGPNYVSESTSDDSPQKLNIKLRFDDDYLLSQSDDTSFVDDEITFKKQRSRSFIESGLMFDSTVIRYTTATPKMKSESKEIFVTPVKRSTRRKSIATPGYLEDLKSCYNSPSKIDTPGPVVVLPNKYLTNNS, encoded by the exons ATGGCTACCGACAGGACGAG GGAAAAACTAGAGCGATGGAGACAGCGTACAGG GCGAAAACCAATGAGGCGCTTTTCTTATGTAGCCGACTATTGTCCCACAGACCTCAGTGTAAAGTTGACCACATTAAACCAGAGTGGAAGATATTCAGCAAAGAGTACAGATAAGAG GAAGCCATTAAGTTGTATAAACTCTGGCCCTAACTATGTTAGTGAGTCGACCTCAGATGACAGCCCTCAAAAGTTAAACATTAAATTGAGATTCGATGACGACTATCTGTTATCACAAAGTGACGATACCAGTTTTGTAGATGACGAAATCACATTTAAAAAG CAAAGGAGCAGAAGTTTCATTGAATCTGGTCTGATGTTCGACTCCACAGTCATACGCTACACAACAGCCACACCAAAAATGAA ATCTGAAAGCAAAGAAATCTTTGTGACACCTGTGAAAAGAAGCACTCGGAGAAAAAGTATTGCAACACCTGGGTATTTAGAGGATTTAAAATCTTGCTATAATTCTCCGAGTAAAATTGACACACCTGGACCAGTAGTCGTGCTGCCCAATAAATATTTAACAAACAATTCATAG